TCATAATATCCTGGCGCAAATAGTTAATTGCGGGTTTAATTGAGTCATAATTGGGCTGAACGTTAAAGTAAACAGCGCCGGTGATAAAATTATCAGTGCTGTCAGTCACATGAAACTGGATAGGAGACGCAGCATTACCGGTTACCTCAAAAATTGCGCCATATACGCGTTTTTCCTTATTGGAATAAGGTATTGAACTTATACCGTCGGCCTTTATGGTATGATTAAATGTCAGCTTTTCTGCCTCGATCAGCAATTCTTTTAAATTTCCTTCCACCGGCCTGTAGGTCATGTTTACCGATGCTTTTAGACCAGGGTAATCAAGATTGGCCCAGCACTTATTATTAATTTGAATTTTAGAATTCGTTGATATTTCAAAAATATAGGGACAATCACTGCTGATCTCTTTGTATTGAGCTGACGGATACTCCAGTCTTAATTGTGCTTTGGGCTTGGGTAAAACTTCTTCTTTACAGGATACTGAAAGCAGAATCAACAGCAGTGCGATGACACTTTGATTTAACAATTTCATTTTATAGGATTTTTTATCATAGGTAATGTGACCTTTACCTGTTTGATACGTTTTTTATCAACCGCTTCAATGGTAAACTCGTACCTTTTAAAAGTGATATGGTCGTTTTTTTTGGGAAACTTTCCGGTAATTTCGAGAATTAAACCGGCTATGGTTTCCGCTTCGAATTTTTGATCTTCAAAATGAGTTTCATCAATTTGTAAAACTTTATAAAAATCTTTTAACGTCGTTTTTGCTTCAAACACATAGTTAAAATCATCTAATTTGGAATAGGACAGATCGTTTTGATCGAATTCATCTGAAATGTCACCAACAATCTCCTCAATGATGTCTTCAAGTGTAATCAGTCCTGAAGTTCCACCATATTCATCTACCACTATCGCCATATGATTTTTCATTTCCTGAAATTCTTTTAAAAGATCATCCAGTTTTTTATTCTCCGGGACGAAAAATGCTTCGCGAATGATTTTTTTCCATTGAAAGGTCTTTTTGTTTATGTGCGGAATCAGGTCTTTTGTGTAGAGAATTCCGATAATACTGTCTATATTTTCATCATAAACCGGGATCCTTGAATGCCCTTTTTTAATAATTTTTTCAGTGATCACATTGAATTCTTCGTCAGATGACAATGCAAAAATATCCATTCTGGGACACATGATCTGAGAAGTTTCAGTGTTTCCAAAGTTGACAATACCCTGAAGGATTTTTTTCTCTTCTTTTGTTGTAGCCCCTTTTGAAGTGAGTTCAAGTGCCTGTGATAAAACTTCAACGGAAATATCAGAATTTTTTTTCCTCAATTTGTTTTCGACCAGATTTGTCAGGTTTAGAAGCGGACTGCTCACAAATGTAAGCATTGATCTCAGAGCTATCATTGGTTTTGCCATAAACGATGCAAAACTAAAAGAATTTCTTGTGGCATAGATCTTTGGAAGTACTTCACCAAACAACAAAATTAAAAACGTAACAACCACAATTTCGATCAGGAACTTTAGAAGAGGAGAAGTGAGTTCCTGAAAATAGTAATCACCCACATAGGTAAAGAGCAATATGAATAAAATATTAATAAAATTATTCGAAATAAGAATTGTGGCGAGAAGCTTTTTGGGGTTTTCCAGTAATTCCTTGATCTGATTAATATTGGAGGAGTCATCTTTTTCAAGATCAGCCTTTGACAAGGAGAAAAAGGCAACTTCCGTCCCGGAAATTACAGCTGACAGAATCAAAAGTATCAGAAGGGCTACAAGGCCAAGTGACACCTGCCAATCGAAATCAAATGCTGAGAATAAACTTGCGGGTTCAGGATCCAAAGAGCGATGGTTTAATTCATACTAAAATCAAGATCAAAATGGCAGATCATCGGCTGTGTCATTTACTGCGCTTATGCCCGGCGTAGTATCAGTTTGGGATTCATGTGGCGAAGCAGCTGCAGGGTTTGAAAGATCTTTTTTTGTCGTTAAAAAGGTCATGTCAACAGCGTGAATTTCCGTAGTATATCTTTTTACACCTTCCTGCTCCCACTGACGCGTTTTTATTTTACCTTCAACGTAAACCCTGTCTCCTTTACTAAGGAACTTTTCACAAAGCTCAGCAAGTTTATTTCTTACAACAACGTTATGCCATTCTGTTGTGGTCACCTTTTCTCCTGTCTGCCTGTTACTGTAAGTCTCATTTGTAGCCACAGGAAACCTTCCTATACAGTTTCCACCTTCAAAATAATGCATTTTTACTTCATCACCCAAATGCCCTATAAGCATCACTTTATTCAACGAGTTTGCCATAAAATTCTATTAAAGATCAAAGATAATCAAATTGGAGAAATTCATTGGTTAAGACCTTTATATTTATCAACAAAATTCTGAATCAAAACCGGCAAGGCATGGTCATTAAGCTGTTCCCATGAAATACTGTTTTCAATATTAAATTCGCTGTTTATGATCCAGAACGTGGCATAAAGGTTCTGATGGGATAGTTTATGGAGAATCGGTTTTTCATTGAACTTTTTTAGGTGAAAATTGTCTTTGAGGTAAAATTCTTTTTCAATGAAGTTTAAGAGATCTGCGGGATTGTAAAGTTCCTCCTGAGTTTCAAGTAGAGGAAACTCAAATAAATTTTGCCAGATGTCCTTGAGAACGCGCTGCCTGATGAAGGTATTTTCATTTTTATGATCGAGTACAAGAAAGTTGAAGAACCTGTTCTTTATTTTCAATGTCTTTTTCTTTTTCGGTAATTGGTTAACTCTGCCGGTACTTAAGGCTTCACAACTGTTGTTGAATACACAGTTGTCACATTGGGGATTTTTAGGAGTACAAACTACAGCACCAAATTCCATAAGGGCCTGATTGTGGGTTCCGGGATCTTCTGTATTAAGTAATTCCTGGGCAAGTAATTTGAACTCCTTGACGCCTTTGGATTCATTGATTGGTGTATCAATCCCGAATATCCTCGACAAAACACGATAAACATTGCCGTCAACAACGGCATGGCCTTGATCAAATGCCATAGAAGCTATGGCGGATGCCGTATAATCACCTATTCCTTTTAATTTAACCAGGCTTTTATAATTGTCAGGAAACTTTCCATTATAGGTGGCGGCTATTTCCTTTGCAGTTGAATGAAGATTTCGGGCTCTTGAATAATATCCAAGACCCTGCCACATTTTTAAAATTGTCTTTTCATCTGAATTTGCCAGGGCAAAAACATCTTCAAATTTGTTTGCAAATTTTTCATAATATGAGGTTCCTTGGGCGATACGGGTCTGCTGTAGGATTATTTCAGATAACCATATTAAATATGGGTCTTTTGTTTTTCGCCAAGGCAAATCACGTTTATTCATTAAATACCACATTATTAATGTGTTAGAAAATTTTTGATTTTGCCTCATTTTGCAATAGTACAATTTTTTTATCTAATTAAATTTTAATCATTTAGCTTTCCGAAATTGATTTATTGTATTATATTTGCCGACTCAAATAAGGAATTAAATAACGTATAAATAATTTAAAATGACAAAAGCAGAGATCGTAGCTAACATTTCAGAAAAATCTGGTATTGAAAAAGCTGATGTTTTAAGAGTGGTAGAAGATTTTATGGTAGAAGTAAAGGACTCATTGAACCAGGGAGAAAATGTTTATTTAAGAGGTTTTGGCAGCTTTATTGTTAAAGAAAGAGCTGAGAAAACGGGAAGAAATATTTCTAAGAATACGACGATTAAAATACCTGCTCACAACATTCCTGCGTTCAAACCTGCAAAAGTATTTGTAGAGAGCGTTAAAAAAAGTGTAGCAGTCAAATAATAAAAATCTTATAATTCAGTTAATTATGCCAAGTGGTAAAAAAAGAAAACGCAGCAAAATTTCGACGCATAAGCGGAAGAAAAGAAGCAGACAAAATAGACATAAGAAGAAAAAATAACAAATAGGTGAGCAATCACCTATTTGTTTTAAATTTTCAGTTTAGTACGTTCATTGACATAAAATTTGCTTAGGCAAATACGAGGTTATCAAGAATAACCACAAATATTTATTAATCAATCTATCCATTTATTGATAAAATGATCATGGATGAGATAGATGCAAAAATATAACAGAGTGAAAACAGAATTAATAATAAGATCGAATTCCTCTGATATAGATTTTGCCTTATTAAGAGATGGAAAACTTGTTGAGTTACATAAGGAAACTTTAGACAATAATTTCTCAGTAGGAGACATATTTTTGTCAAAAGTTAAGAAAACATTATCAGGTCTGAATGCAGCTTTCGTAAATGTAGGAAGTGAAAAAGATGCCTTTCTGCATTATCATGATTTAGGCCCACAATTATCATCTTTAAAAAAATATACTCATCAGGTTAGTACCGGTAAAAGAAAAGATTATACTCTAAAAGGGTTTCGTTTTGAAAAAGACATTGACAAGCATGGTAAAATTGACGATGCTATCAAGGCTGGTCAAAATTTACTGGTTCAAGTTGTAAAAGAACCAATTTCTACCAAAGGCCCCAGGATAAGTTCTGAATTATCCATAGCAGGTAGATACTTAGTACTGGTTCCCTTTTCGGATCGTGTTTCGGTATCACAGAAAATAACGAATAACAAAGAAAAAGAACGATTAAAAAGGTTAGCCCAGAGTATCAAACCAAAAGGTTTTGGAGTAATTTTAAGAACAGTTGCACAAGGGATAAAAGTAGCGGAACTGGACAGAGATTTACAGTATTCAGTTCAGAGATGGGTCAATATGTGCAAACAAATACCAAGTGCACAGGCTCCTCAAAAAGTATTATCCGAATTAAATAGAGCTTCATCGATTCTAAGAGACGTATTTAACGAGTCATTTACAAGTATAATTACGAATGATTTATCTCTTCATCAGGAGATACTGGATTATCTTGAAAGAATTGCTCCTGATAAAAAATCAATAGCGAAGCACTACAAATCGAGAGTGCCAATATTTGATTACTACGGAATTGAGAAACAAATCAAATCAGCTTTCGGAAAAACGGTATCCATGCGGAAAGGCGCGTATTTGGTGATTGAACATACTGAGGCATTGCACGTTATCGATGTAAACTCAGGAAACAGATCCAATAAAGCGAATTCTCAGGCTGATACGGCGCTTGAAGTGAATCTTATAGCGGCAACAGAGATCGCCAGACAGCTTCAGTTGAGAGATATGGGAGGTATCATTGTAGTAGATTTTATTGATATGCACATCGCAGATCACAGAAAAAAACTATATGATCATCTGAGGAAAGAAATGAGTAACAGCAGAACCAAGCACAAGGTGTTGCCACCGAGTAAATTTGGTTTGGTGCAGATAACTAGACAGCGCGTACGTCCGGAGAGAAATATCAAAACGAAAGAAGAGAATCCAAACAAGAATGGAGAAGTAGAAGCTCCGATAGTTTTAATAGATCGAATAGAGTCCAAATTGACTAAGATCATGGAAGAAGATAGAGCAGGAATTGCATTACATGTGCATTCATTTGTAGCTTCCCATCTTACCAAAGGAATAAATTCAATCCAGATGAAATGGTTCTTGAAGTATAAGAAATGGATCAAAGTAGTACCAAGAGATGCATTTCCGTATTTAAAATATGAATTTGTCGATCAGAACGATAAAATAATAAGGTAAGAATATATCATAAAGCCCCGCAAGAGCGGGGCTTTTTTTTTGCCCTCAAGGCAGGATCTTTTTAACGATCAAACTGGAATCCTCCAAAAGAACACGAATAATATAAATCGCACGATCAGGAAATCCGTACCACGGGATGCGGGCTGTTTTATTCCTAATGTCTGAACCTGTCAGTTTTCGGCCATTCATATCATAAACTTCAACACTCTCAATAATTCTTTCCGAAAGTGTATGAAGCCATAGGGAATTGTCATAAATCCTCCAAAACAGATCATCCTGATGAGTAGGAAAAGTAGAGGAGCTCCTTGCAGAGTTAGCATCCTTAAAGATCAACAATTGAAACCGATCATCAAATTTACCAGGATATGGCAAATCGAAATGATAGCTCCCCTTTCTGAGATCTGTTTTTTGTTTAAGGTGATTGTCAACAAGTATTATCCTGTAATTTGAAAGCCCGGTTGTCGCTGTTTCCAGAGCTATTTCCATCAACATCGATTCCTCAATCTTGCTCTCAAATCCCAGCCTAATTTCAGTATTGTCATTTAGTGCGGGAAGGCCCTGAATGGCCAATTCAATATCCTTGGAAAGAGTATAGAAACTGATATAGTTACCAGACCTCATTCTTAATCCGTCATACGCGAGGTCTATTCCTTCTGTTGCCCCTTCAATGAATCCAACTAAAACCTGGCTGAAAGCTCCGTTGTCATTTGAAAGGTTCAACCAGATTTTATTTTCTTCATCAGGAGTTTTGATACTTTTAGGTTTAAAAAAATTATCAGTACCTGCGGTTGTTCGCATTTGATTCTTGAAAACCACATGACCTTCATTCATTGCCT
This DNA window, taken from Lutimonas zeaxanthinifaciens, encodes the following:
- the gldD gene encoding gliding motility lipoprotein GldD, translated to MKLLNQSVIALLLILLSVSCKEEVLPKPKAQLRLEYPSAQYKEISSDCPYIFEISTNSKIQINNKCWANLDYPGLKASVNMTYRPVEGNLKELLIEAEKLTFNHTIKADGISSIPYSNKEKRVYGAIFEVTGNAASPIQFHVTDSTDNFITGAVYFNVQPNYDSIKPAINYLRQDIMRMIESMQWKNK
- the gldE gene encoding gliding motility-associated protein GldE, with the translated sequence MDPEPASLFSAFDFDWQVSLGLVALLILLILSAVISGTEVAFFSLSKADLEKDDSSNINQIKELLENPKKLLATILISNNFINILFILLFTYVGDYYFQELTSPLLKFLIEIVVVTFLILLFGEVLPKIYATRNSFSFASFMAKPMIALRSMLTFVSSPLLNLTNLVENKLRKKNSDISVEVLSQALELTSKGATTKEEKKILQGIVNFGNTETSQIMCPRMDIFALSSDEEFNVITEKIIKKGHSRIPVYDENIDSIIGILYTKDLIPHINKKTFQWKKIIREAFFVPENKKLDDLLKEFQEMKNHMAIVVDEYGGTSGLITLEDIIEEIVGDISDEFDQNDLSYSKLDDFNYVFEAKTTLKDFYKVLQIDETHFEDQKFEAETIAGLILEITGKFPKKNDHITFKRYEFTIEAVDKKRIKQVKVTLPMIKNPIK
- a CDS encoding single-stranded DNA-binding protein, whose amino-acid sequence is MANSLNKVMLIGHLGDEVKMHYFEGGNCIGRFPVATNETYSNRQTGEKVTTTEWHNVVVRNKLAELCEKFLSKGDRVYVEGKIKTRQWEQEGVKRYTTEIHAVDMTFLTTKKDLSNPAAASPHESQTDTTPGISAVNDTADDLPF
- the mutY gene encoding A/G-specific adenine glycosylase; this encodes MRQNQKFSNTLIMWYLMNKRDLPWRKTKDPYLIWLSEIILQQTRIAQGTSYYEKFANKFEDVFALANSDEKTILKMWQGLGYYSRARNLHSTAKEIAATYNGKFPDNYKSLVKLKGIGDYTASAIASMAFDQGHAVVDGNVYRVLSRIFGIDTPINESKGVKEFKLLAQELLNTEDPGTHNQALMEFGAVVCTPKNPQCDNCVFNNSCEALSTGRVNQLPKKKKTLKIKNRFFNFLVLDHKNENTFIRQRVLKDIWQNLFEFPLLETQEELYNPADLLNFIEKEFYLKDNFHLKKFNEKPILHKLSHQNLYATFWIINSEFNIENSISWEQLNDHALPVLIQNFVDKYKGLNQ
- a CDS encoding HU family DNA-binding protein, whose translation is MTKAEIVANISEKSGIEKADVLRVVEDFMVEVKDSLNQGENVYLRGFGSFIVKERAEKTGRNISKNTTIKIPAHNIPAFKPAKVFVESVKKSVAVK
- a CDS encoding ribonuclease E/G; protein product: MKTELIIRSNSSDIDFALLRDGKLVELHKETLDNNFSVGDIFLSKVKKTLSGLNAAFVNVGSEKDAFLHYHDLGPQLSSLKKYTHQVSTGKRKDYTLKGFRFEKDIDKHGKIDDAIKAGQNLLVQVVKEPISTKGPRISSELSIAGRYLVLVPFSDRVSVSQKITNNKEKERLKRLAQSIKPKGFGVILRTVAQGIKVAELDRDLQYSVQRWVNMCKQIPSAQAPQKVLSELNRASSILRDVFNESFTSIITNDLSLHQEILDYLERIAPDKKSIAKHYKSRVPIFDYYGIEKQIKSAFGKTVSMRKGAYLVIEHTEALHVIDVNSGNRSNKANSQADTALEVNLIAATEIARQLQLRDMGGIIVVDFIDMHIADHRKKLYDHLRKEMSNSRTKHKVLPPSKFGLVQITRQRVRPERNIKTKEENPNKNGEVEAPIVLIDRIESKLTKIMEEDRAGIALHVHSFVASHLTKGINSIQMKWFLKYKKWIKVVPRDAFPYLKYEFVDQNDKIIR